The Oncorhynchus tshawytscha isolate Ot180627B linkage group LG16, Otsh_v2.0, whole genome shotgun sequence nucleotide sequence TGtggtacttttgaccagggcgcaTAGGGTTAGTTCTGTGGACCGTACAGCCTAGTGCGAACAGATTCGGGCATTGGTTAGAATCCGAATCTTGCCCTTCTGACTCGCAAACTCTCCTAACTttcctgtctcctcatcactatcCTATcttaataaaatacataaaaccccttaaaacatgtattattataaaaataaagtagtgcactatatatagggtgaCAATGGAGACATTCTCATTGACTGCATTGTTAGTGTGTTGATGAGTTGCTGTGTTGGGTCAGGTGCTGAGGCCTGGGGTCCTGTGGTTTCTGAGAAACCTGAACGATCCAGACTTCAACCCAGTCCAGGAGATGATCCACCTACCTATCTACAGACACATCCGCAGGTTCATCCTGTCTGTGGTACGTACATCTACAGACACATCCGCAGGTTCATCCTGTCTGTGGTACGTACATCTACAGACACATCCACAGGTTCATCCTGTCTGTGGTACAATACATTGAGATCAGCACTTGGTGAACACTACATTTCAGACCTACATTGTTCCTAACGAGTAGTTCCATGCCAGCTCTGGCTCTGCTTTGATTATGTGCCGATCATTAAAGGTGTGTTTGATCTCTCCTCTTGTCCCCCTAGGTGGTGTTTGGTTCTATCGTCCTCCTGATGCTGTGGCTGCCCATCAGGATGATAAAGGTCTTcctccctgccttcctccccTACAACGTCCTCCTTTACAGGTACACTCCTTCCTCCCCTACAGGTACACTCCTTCCTCCCCTACAACGTCCTCCTCTACAGGTACACTCCTTCCTCCCCTACAACGTCCTCCTCTACAGGTACACCTACGTGGCTCAACTGTGGCCAGTAGTGGTTGCCacccctggtcctggagagctgcAGTGTGTATAAGTGTTGTATTTGGATGCGAGTGTTTCCTAACAccttcctctatcctcctctcctttctctcccccctcctctgttctctcgctctctctctcgctccctctctctctctctccagtgatgcCCCAGTCAGTGAGCTGTCTCTCGAGCTGTTGCTGCTGCAGGTGGTTCTGCCAGCTCTCCTAGAGCAGGGTCACACACGGCAGTGGCTCAAAGGTCTGGTCAGGACCTGGACTGTTAGTGCTGGATACCTACTGTAAGTCTATACATACTTCTATACACACTTAGACACTACTTCAGGGTACCTACTGTAAGTCTATACATACTTCTATACACACTTAGACACTACTTCAGGGTACCTACTGTACGTCTATACATACTTCTATACACACTTAGACACTACTTCAGGGTACCTACTGTAAGTCTATACATACTTCTATACACACTTAGACACTACTTCAGGGTACCTACTGTACGTCTATACATACTTCTATACACACTTAGACACTACTTCAGGGTACCTACTGTAAGTCTATACATACTTCTATACACACTTAGACACTACTTCAGGGTACCTACTGTACGTCTATACATACTTCTATACACACTTAGACACTACTTCAGGGTACCTACTGTACGTCTATACATACTTCTATACACACTTAGACACTACTTCAGGGTACCTACTGTACGTCTATACATACTTCTATACACACTTAGACACTACTTCAGGGTACCTACTGTACGTCTATACATACTTCTATACACACTTAGACACTACTTCAGGGTACCTACTGTACGTCTATACATACTTCTATACACACTTAGACACTACTTCAGGGTACCTACTGTAAGTCTATACATACTTCTATACACACTTAGACACTACTTCAGGGTACCTACTGTACGTCTATACATACTTCTATACACACTTAGACACTACTTCAGGGTACCTACTGTAAGTCTATACATACTTCTATACACACTTAGACACTACTTCAGGGTACCTACTGTAAGTCTATACATACTTCTATACACACTTAGACACTACTTCAGGGTACCTACTGTAAGTCTATACATACTTCTATACACACTTAGACACTACTTCAGGGTACCTACTGTAAGTATACATACTTCTATACACACTTAGACACTACTTCAGGGTACCTACTGTAAGTCTATACATACCTCTATACACACTTAGACACTACTTCAGGGTACCTACTGTAAGTCTATACATACTTCTATACACACTTAGACACTACTTCAGGGTATCCCAACTGGCAGTGATTTTATATTATTGCAAAAATATATTGTTGGACATTGAAGACTGTAAAATACCAGGAAATTgtttccaaagtattcccacgcgtaagagagagagatactgtgccttcggaaagtattcagaccccttgactttttccacattttgttacgttacagccttattctggaTGACCTTTTTTTAATCCTAAAcgatctaaacacaatacccataatgacaaagcgaaaacagatttttcaaaataaaatatatattattcacttaagtattcagactctttgctatttttatttttgtattttttatttatttcacctttatttaaccaggtaggctagttgagaacacctttatttaaccaggtaggctagttgagaacacctttatttaaccaggtaggctagttgagaacacctttatttaaccaggtaggctagttgagaacacctttatttaaccaggtaggctagttgagaacacctttatttaaccaggtaggctagttgagaacaagttctcatttacaactgcgacctggccaagataaagcatagcagtgtgaacagacaacacagagttacacatggagtaaacaattaacaagtcaataacacagtaggggaaaaaaaaggggggagtctatatacattgtgtgcaaaaggcatgaggaggtaggcgaataattacaatttagcagattaacactggagtgataaatgatcagatggtcatgtacaggtagagatactggtgtgcaaaagagcagaaaagtaaataaataaaaacagtatggggatgaggtaggtaaaatgagactcaattgagctcaggttcatcctgtttccattgatcatccttgagagatgtttctacaacttgattggagtccacctgtggtaagtttaattgattggacatgatttgaaaaggctcATACCTGTCTAtgtgaggtcccacagttgacagtgcatgtcagagccaaaaccaagccatgaggttgaaggaattgtccgtagagctccgagacaggattgtgtcgagacacagatctggggaagtgtaccaaaacatttctgcagcattgaaggtccccaagaacacagtggcttccatcattcttaagtggaagaagttgggaaccaccaagactcttcctagagctgaccgcctcggccaaactgagcaatctggggagaagggccttggtcagggaggtgaccaagaacccgatggcaagtggtgtaaagtactttagtaaaaaataaagtactacttaagtagttttttgggatatctgtactttactttactattaatattttggacaacttttacttttactctacTACATTCCAAAttaaaattatgtacttttttgtccatacattttccctgatacccaaaagtactcgttacatttttaatgctcagcaggacagaacatggtccaattcacacacttatcaagagaacattcctggtcatccctactacctctgatctgactcactaaacacgtgctttgtttgtaaattatgtctgagttttggagtgtgcctctggctatctgtaaataaaataaaagattgTGCCtactggtttgcttaatataaggaatttaagaaattattcatacttttacttttgatacttaagtatatttaaaaccaaatacttttagaattttactcaagtagtattttactgggtgactttctattaaggtatctttacttttactcaagtatgacaattgtgtactttttacaccacagcccgatggtcactctgacagatctctagggttcctctgtggagatgggagaaccttcaaggacaaccatctctgcagcactccaccaatcagacctttatagtagagtggccagactgaagccactcctcagtaaaaggcacatcacagcccgcttggagtttgccaaaaggcacctaaagattctcagaacatgagaaacaagattctctggtctgatgaaatcaagattgaacttgTTGGCCTGCCGATGGTTTGTATGTATGAAAAcaaattgctgccaaaggtgcttcaataaagtacggtgtaaaggatctgaatacttatgttaatgtgatatttccgtttttttatttGACTAATTAGCAAAAATGCCTaaacccgtttttgctttgtcattatggggtaccgtgtgtagattgctgcggacatttaaaataataataatacattttagaatatggctgtaacaaaatgtggaaaaagtcaatgggtctgaatactttccgaaggcaccgtgACCGTATACAAATGTTAGGTTTGAAATAATGTTTTAGTAAAATATTTTGTCTGTTTGGGtgtcttgtggtcaatttgcagtttaCATGTTCTGGCACcctgaccatctgctcaagaaagAATCGGccagcggctgaatctagttgatgatccctgcactGCATATTCAcacttatatacacacactcccaaacagtatagtatatatttattaactctctctacccctccactcctacccctctcctcatttccctctcttgtcctcctccctccccccttcaaGAGACCTCCACTCTTACCTGCTGGGTGAACAGGAAGACAATGAGGCCAACCagcctgtcaacaacaacaacaaccctgCTCCCGGTCACCATCACAACAACCCCGCCCATGTTGTGGGGGAAGGGCTTCATGCAGCCCATCAGGCCATATTACAGCAGGGTGGACCTATAGGCTTCCAACCCTACCAACGCCCTCTACGCTTCTCCTTTAGGGTGAGTCACACTACACATTACAGCAGGTGGACCTAGAGGCTTCCAGCCCTACCACTTCAGGAAAAGTCCCCTCCCTATAATTtgtctctttcctcctgtctGTAGATCGTCTTGCTGATAGGCTTTATGTGTGTCACTCTGCTGGTGGCCAGCCTGGTGTGTCTCACGTTACCAGGTGAGACATGGTCATGGACACGCTCCATTATTTATTGATTCATTTTTATCAtttttagcagaagctcttatccaaagcaattagggataagtgccttgctcaggggcacatAGACATATtattcacctagtcagctcggggattcgaaccagcgacctttcggttactggcccaacgctcctaaccactaggctagctgccaCACTTGACATGTTTCTTAATTTAAATAAAATTAGTATAATTGATTCATCTCGAGCTAGGAAATGTATTGTATGCCCTTTTTCTACCCTGAATGTCTagaacattttgttacattacagccttattctaaaatgtataaaatacattttcctccccatcaatctacacacactaccccataatgagaaagcaaaaacagttttttagaaatgttagcaattgtattacaaatgaaaaacagatatcttatttacataagtattcagaccctttgctatgagactcgaaattgatcttaggtgcatcctgtctccatggatcatccttgagatgtttctacaacttgattagagtccgcctgtggtaaatttaaattgattggacatgatttggaaaagcacacacctgtctatataaggtcccacagttgacagtgcatgtcagagcaaaaaccaagctatgtcgaaggaattgtccatagagctccaagacaggattgtgtcgaggcacagatctggggaagcgtaccaaaacatttctgcagcattgaagaacaCCAAGACTTcgtagagctggctgcccagccaaagtgagcaatcaagggagaagggccttggtaagggaggtgaccaagaacccgatggtcactctgacagagctctagagttcctctgtggagatgggagaactttccaggaggacaaccatctctgcagcatgctaccaatcaggcctttatggtagagtggccggacagaagccactcctcagtaaaaggcacatgacagcccgcttggagtataCCAAAAAccacctaaagattctcagaccatgagaaacaagtttctctggtctgatgaaaccaagactgaactgtttggcctgaatgccaagcgtcacctctggaggaaacctgacaccatccctacggtgaagcatggtggtggcagcatcgtgctgtggggatgtttttcagtggcagagactggaagactagtcaggatcaagacaaagatgaacggagcaaagtacagagagatccttgatgaaaacctgctccagagcactcaggacctcagactgggggcgaaggttcaccttccaacaggacaacgaccctaagcacacagccaagacaacgcacgagtggcttcgggacaagtctctgaatgtccttgagtggcccagccagagcccagacttgaacccgataaggacatctctggagagacctgaaaatagctgtgcagcgacgttccccatccaacctgacagagcttgagaggatctgcagagaagaatgggagaaactcctcaaatacaggtgtaccaagcttgtagcatcatacccaagaagactcgaggctgtaatcgctgccaaaggtacttcaacaaagtactgagtattgcgtgtggattgatgagggaaaaaaacacatttataccattttagaataaggctgtaacgtaacaaaatgtgaaaagttaaggggtctgaatactttccgaatgcactgtatatctgttTCATAAGTATCTGAAGCCTATCTGTGTACTGTAGTTTTTGCGGGCCGATGGCTGATGTCGTTCTGGACGGGTAGCTCTAAGATCCATGAGCTGTATACAGCAGCGTGTGGTCTGTACGTGTGCTGGCTGTCCATCCGCGGTGCCACCGTGCTGTTGGCCTGGATGCCCCAGGGACGCACCATCATCATGATCAAAGTCCAGGAGTGGACTCTCATGGTAAGACCTACTCTCTGCTGGAACAGTATGTGGACAAAGATATGGTAGGCTGTACTCATTATGAAGGTGGCTGGATGGATACCTTTATGTGGCTGTGTGTCCAAGGCCGAGATGTCCATGCCAAGATACTTTATGTAATATTTCAACATCCGATCATCTCGTGCCTTTCAttttgtgtgtgggtttgtgtagATTCTGAAGACCCTGGTAGTAGCATTGCTGGTGGCAGGTGTTATTCCTCTACTGCTGGGCCTGCTGTTTGAGCTGGTCATCGTTGCTCCACTACGCGTTCCTCTGGACCAGACACCTCTCTTCTACCCCTGGCAGGTACTGAGTGTGTTAGAGAGCTAGAATGTAATAGTAGTGATCAGTGTTTTTTTAAACCGTAAAACTCAttgtaccttgtgtgtgtgtgtgtgtgtgtgtgtgtgtgtgtgtgtgtaggactgggCTCTGGGGGTGCTCCATGCCAAAATCATCGCTGCCATCACCCTCATGGGTCCCCAGTGGTGGCTAAAGTCTGTCATAGAACAGGTGTGTTACCTTATACCACGTCATTATTCCTTAACCCTGGCGttccttccagcattggggaacatcccgtGCCACATCTATTTCTATGGACACAAGCACATGACTCACAACTGTTCACACCGCTCTTGTTggcagagagaatacagagagatacaTCTTGACATGTCTAATGTCTATTCatatgatatttgagtgactcaaaTATTAGAAcaaaatctatgggctaaaaacCATTAGCTGACATGGTCTAGTTGATCTGGgaatttctgacaagttataaatagctctaagGTAGACTGACATGACGAGAAACTGTTGATGCACAACCCAATTTAAAAATGACATTCTACCATTTACAATTTAAGAGTAATCTGAAAGCCagactgagttcctaaaaaagACAACACTGCCTTAACCTAATAGAATTAGAATTCTCAATCTCACACTGTTTACCCAGCTTACATTGTGACTGTAATTGAACCTGTGGAAACCAATGAGACATGTCCACTCCCTCTACATGATCAATATATCTTTTAACCTTTTGATACTGTGTAAAGTGACCCGTGAGGGCTAACATTGCCACCTCTCCTCCTGTCAGGTGTATGCTAACGGCATCAGAAACATCGACCTCCATTTCATTATCCGTAAGCTGGCTGCCCCTGTCATCTCAGTGCTGctgctgtccctgtgtgtcccctACGTCATAGCAGCCGGGGTCGTACCTACCGTAGGTCAgtcgtgtttgcgtgtgtgtgtgtgcgtgcgttcgtgcgTGTGTGCTAATAACACTGGACCCCTCCTGGTGTATCAGGTGTGACTCCAGAGATGCAGATTCTGATACAGAGGAGGATCTACCCGTTCCTCCTGATGGTGGTGTCCATCATCGGCATCCTCTCCTTCCAGATACGACAGTTCAAACGTCTTTACGAACACATCAAGAACGACAAGTAACCACCCACCCTTTTCTCCATATCTGTCCTGTTCATTCAGTGTTAGTACAACCCTGGTCCTGGGGAGCTTCAGCGTATGCAGGGTTTTGTTTCGGCCAAGCACTACCACACCCGATTTAACTATTCAAGGTCTTGATCAGCTGCTGACACACAAACTTTGTAAGTGCTTTAGTATTGTGATTGATATGACTCttttctcccctgttccctctctgcctTTCCTGCAGGTACCTGGTTGGCCAGCGGCTTGTCAACTATGAACGCAAGGCGAGGGGAGCCAGCTCTGTCTCGCCCCTTAACCCTATCCCAGAGTAGTCATGTTTGTGTGAGGTCAAGGCTTTTGGAAATGACCCTTCtcgtgttctccctccctctctcgttctctcagtGGTGTTCATGCCTTGCTTTGGTTAAGTGCAACCTGAGAACTGTACATGTGTAAATACTTTGGACGCACTCTGTTGTCTGAAATGTAAAAGACTTGAATTAATGCAGTGACCATTGTACATCTTAGTGTATTTATGAAATCAAACTGACAATTTGCCTCCTGTTTGTGTCCTGTTGATTGTCATGTTATAAAATtgtacattaaaaaaaagtttttacatAATGGAGGTGGTGTGACAGCTTCTTCTTTTGGGATAAGTGAAGATTCCAGCACATTTCCAAACTTCTCCTTTAGTATGTCAGGTATCTCATCTGCCAGCTCTCTGGTAGTTTTAGTTACGTTCCGTCCTTCCTCTGAGGGGAActgggtggtgatgagtctggcCCATGTAGGTGAGCCTCCTGTTGGGCTTCAGGATGGAGCAGAGAGACTTACAGAAGATGGAGCTTGGGGAGCTCTGATGGTAGCCACATTTCTCTATGAAGTCTTCTCTGTGTCTTGTATCCAGAGTGAACTTGTATAGCTCCGTCCAGAGCCCAGTTTCTCTTTTCATCTGGCCACTCCAGAATGGgcatctctccctcctgtctgatcCTGTATACTCTGGAGTTCTGCCTTTATCACCATGTGATGGCGTTTCTCATCTCCCGCTAGGATGGTGACATCAAATCCCATTCCTGACAAGAGCCGTTATTCTCAAAGCAGAACCCTCGGCGGCGGTGGTTAAAGATTTTATCATAGAGGTGTGGGAGTTCAAGTCGCCCGCGCCCGCCGCTGTGGATGGTGAGGTTCTCGAATGGGACCGTCATCAGGTGACAGCTGTGTGCACGCTAGAGAGCAGACACACATTCCCACACTCTAATCAAAGTTTAGACCTATTTGTTACGTATAGTTGATACAACAGGGGTAAATAAACCAAGGACCAATAAATAACCAATTTGCCTTTATTTTCAATTGGAAAAGACTCTTTGTGGTCATGAATGATATCACTGTAGCTGTCCTGGGCGGcagcaatgtgaatagtctgggtagccatttgactagaggttcaggagtcttatggcttgggggtagaagctgttaagaaggctcttggacctagacttggcgctccggtaccgcttgccgtgtagtagaagggagaaggggtggctggagtctttgacaattttcactCAGAATGGTGGGTGTGATATTTACACCCTGGTGTGAAGTCACATGGGTGTGGTTTTCACATCCTAGTTTGAAgttatgccagcagcataccaccctgcataccactgctggcttgcttctgaagctaagcagggttggtcctggtcagtccctggatgggagactgctggaagtagtgttggagggccagtaagaggcactctttcctctggtcaaaAATAAATATCCAATACCCcaggggacactgccctgtgtagggtgctgtctttcggatgggacgttaaacgggtgtcttgactttctgaggtcattaaagatctcatggcacttattgtaggagtgttaaccctggtgtcctggctaaattcccaatctgtccctcaaaccatcacgatcacctaataatccccagtttacaattgtctcattcatcccccctcctctccctgtaactattccccaggtcattgctgcaaatgagaacgtgttctcagtcaacttacctggttaaataacaaataaatagaaTAAATGAAGTCCGCCCCCCTCATAAATCAACGAGGTGTGAAAGATCATTTGACATAAGCGACCCTACAATAACTACTTATGTGTGGGAGTGTTGTTATAGTGTGTGTGCGCAGGGTCAGTGTAGATAGTCTGGGTACCATTAATTGACTATTTAACtgtctggctatttagcagtcttatggcttgggggtagaaactgtctCGGAGTCTGTTAGTCCGAGAGCCgatgctccggtaccgtttgctaAATGGTAgaagagtgaacagtctatggtttgggtgccgggagtctttggcaatttcaGGCCTTCCTATGAAACTTCCTgataaagaggtcctggatggcagggagctcggccccagtaatgtactgggctgtccgtacCACCCTTTGTAGTGCTTTGCGGTCAAGGGCGGTGaatttgccataccaagtggtggtgcagacagtcaagatgctcttgaaGATGCAGCTTTAGAACTTTGAGGAtccgagggcccatgccaaatattttctgcctcctgagggggaagaggtgctgcAGTGCCTTTTTCACgactgtgcgggtgtgtgtggaccatgttaagtgcTTTGTCGTGACATAACTATTATTAATGTTATGACATGCTATTTATCAAATAATGAACTGTTTAATTATTACGTGACTAAATTAATCACGTAACAACTAACTCATTAGTAACTTCAGGCACCATGGGAAGAGTTTGTTTAATGAGTTACCGTTTCCCGAATGAACTCAAAAATATATCAGAATCTCGATATCATAGCAGTCAATCATTTCCTCATATCAGTGTCATTCTGAACATCGCATAATCCTTTAAATCTGCACAAACCCGGGTCTCTCTAATCATTCCGTACCACACAAAttgagttgattatttatttacttacaaGCTAAATGATAACATAAGATAAACATACAGTCTAggttattgattagaacttaaTACAATGACAACAGGTCCTTAGCGGACCAACACAATATGACATGTGTTACACAAGAAGGAGAtttaaataaagagagagagagcaagagagaaaagcaACACTTGGATACATTTGTAAGTCCTAGTACCTTGCCCCGAACTGCCGCTTTTATGGTTAAGAAGTGTAATGCATGTAATTATACGTGTAGAAGGTCTCTGTTGGATATCTTCGGATGGCCTGCTCTTTCGTCCTCAGGtgtaagtctctgattgtccacatgatgtcacaatgtcctTTCTCTTAGTTGTCTGTTTCCTTGCACTCGTTCTGTAAGAGTGGTCTTCTCGGGACTGCTAATCAGCCGTGTAGATGATTCCAGTGTGGGAATGAGAGCAGTGTAGACAAACGATGACTTGAAGAGAATAACCGGGTGGTCCTGCTTGAATTCACCTTCTTAGATACAGTACTTAAGACAGCTACTCAACCGTAGCATTGAttgttaacataaatcttcaataatattccaaccggagacttcctttgtcttcagaaaagcaaagggagctacctctcatgtgaaatgcacgtgaccagcGCGTGACTGCTGGCAgccctctgactcattcccctctcattcagccccccttcatagtagaagtgTCACGGCTGACTAGGTGTGTAGATAGGAATTAGGCGCAGAGAGATCCAGGGGAAAGATGCACTTTAAGGACCACCCGAACAGgcgggggagccaacttcggtgggagtcgtgacaagaagcctcaaacaagtttctaaagacggttgacatctagtggaagccttaggaagtgcaacatgaccaatatcccactgtatcttcaataggggctgagttgaaaatcgaccaacttccgatttcccacttcctggttggattctttctcaggattttgcctgccatatgagttatgttatactcacagacatcattcaaacagttttagaaacttcagagtgttttctatcaaaatatactaataatatgcatatattagcaactgggactgaggagcaggcagtttactctggggacctctgggcaccttattaatccgagctactcaatactgcccccagccattaGAAGTTTAAGAGGTTCCTTTGTCTTCTTTAACCTCGTGTTGCGTTTCGAGGTCGTGACTAATCGTAGACCTTGACTGCAGCGCCTGGTCTTCTAGTCTAgtatgttaattcttaactcaCATGCTTTATACCCTCAGGTAAAAAGGGGCATTTCCGTCTTTATGACAAGCTCTCTTGGGTTCCCCGGGGTGTCTTATCGTCACAAAAACATTCTCTTTAATCTGGATATTTTCTACACAACGTAAAGTATCTAAACCTCATATATACATTATGAAAACTCTTCAAGTTAGAATGTTTCGTTATAAAGTCTtcatttaacttttaataacGTCGTAAAATAAACAttaattttcatattccatccatCATTATTCCCACCCATTCAGATGATGAAATATATTGTCCCAGAGTCCATTTATTTGATGTTTTACTTCAGGGTTGTAAACTCTTACACCGTCACCGtcaactctctccccctctgcaggAGAGATATCTCTGTAGAGCGGatccactgtaacctgatcctcaTAGGCCAGTCATGACACCTAAGTGATGTGGattccaaggaacttgaagctctcgacccgctccactacagccctgtcgatgtggatgggggtgtgctctcccctctttctcctatagctcacgatcagctccttggtcttactgatgttgagggagaggttgttgtactgGCACCCCATTGCTAAGTCTCTGACCatctccatataggctgtctcattgccgTCTGTAAACAGGCCTACCATcatcgtgtcgtcagcaaacttgatgatggtgttggagttgtgcat carries:
- the LOC112215499 gene encoding E3 ubiquitin-protein ligase MARCHF6 isoform X1, which encodes METADEADICRVCRSEGTPDKPLYHPCVCTGSIKFIHQECLVQWLKHSRKEYCELCKHRFAFTPIYSPDMPPRLPIQDICAGLLTSVGTAIRYWFHYTLVAFAWLGVVPLTACRIYKCLFTGSVSSLLTLPLDMLSTENLLADCLQGCFVVTCSLCAFISLVWLREQIVHGGPPLWLEHHQQPQPNAAGQQPNEAAGAGQGAADDPPAAPPAPAAPPAHNEAEPEPPDGLPEQGEEPELDNEEEGAAAEDADANNGAQDDMNWNALEWDRAAEELTWERMLGLDGSLVFLEHVFWVVSLNTLFILVFAFCPYHIGHFSVVGLGFEEYVQASHFEGLITTIVGYILLAMTLILCHGFAALVRFQRSRRLLGVCYIVVKVSLLVVVEIGVFPLICGWWLDICSLEMFDASLKDRELSFKSAPGTTMFLHWLVGMVYVFYFASFILLLREVLRPGVLWFLRNLNDPDFNPVQEMIHLPIYRHIRRFILSVVVFGSIVLLMLWLPIRMIKVFLPAFLPYNVLLYSDAPVSELSLELLLLQVVLPALLEQGHTRQWLKGLVRTWTVSAGYLLDLHSYLLGEQEDNEANQPVNNNNNPAPGHHHNNPAHVVGEGLHAAHQAILQQGGPIGFQPYQRPLRFSFRIVLLIGFMCVTLLVASLVCLTLPVFAGRWLMSFWTGSSKIHELYTAACGLYVCWLSIRGATVLLAWMPQGRTIIMIKVQEWTLMILKTLVVALLVAGVIPLLLGLLFELVIVAPLRVPLDQTPLFYPWQDWALGVLHAKIIAAITLMGPQWWLKSVIEQVYANGIRNIDLHFIIRKLAAPVISVLLLSLCVPYVIAAGVVPTVGVTPEMQILIQRRIYPFLLMVVSIIGILSFQIRQFKRLYEHIKNDKYLVGQRLVNYERKARGASSVSPLNPIPE
- the LOC112215499 gene encoding E3 ubiquitin-protein ligase MARCHF6 isoform X2, with amino-acid sequence METADEDICRVCRSEGTPDKPLYHPCVCTGSIKFIHQECLVQWLKHSRKEYCELCKHRFAFTPIYSPDMPPRLPIQDICAGLLTSVGTAIRYWFHYTLVAFAWLGVVPLTACRIYKCLFTGSVSSLLTLPLDMLSTENLLADCLQGCFVVTCSLCAFISLVWLREQIVHGGPPLWLEHHQQPQPNAAGQQPNEAAGAGQGAADDPPAAPPAPAAPPAHNEAEPEPPDGLPEQGEEPELDNEEEGAAAEDADANNGAQDDMNWNALEWDRAAEELTWERMLGLDGSLVFLEHVFWVVSLNTLFILVFAFCPYHIGHFSVVGLGFEEYVQASHFEGLITTIVGYILLAMTLILCHGFAALVRFQRSRRLLGVCYIVVKVSLLVVVEIGVFPLICGWWLDICSLEMFDASLKDRELSFKSAPGTTMFLHWLVGMVYVFYFASFILLLREVLRPGVLWFLRNLNDPDFNPVQEMIHLPIYRHIRRFILSVVVFGSIVLLMLWLPIRMIKVFLPAFLPYNVLLYSDAPVSELSLELLLLQVVLPALLEQGHTRQWLKGLVRTWTVSAGYLLDLHSYLLGEQEDNEANQPVNNNNNPAPGHHHNNPAHVVGEGLHAAHQAILQQGGPIGFQPYQRPLRFSFRIVLLIGFMCVTLLVASLVCLTLPVFAGRWLMSFWTGSSKIHELYTAACGLYVCWLSIRGATVLLAWMPQGRTIIMIKVQEWTLMILKTLVVALLVAGVIPLLLGLLFELVIVAPLRVPLDQTPLFYPWQDWALGVLHAKIIAAITLMGPQWWLKSVIEQVYANGIRNIDLHFIIRKLAAPVISVLLLSLCVPYVIAAGVVPTVGVTPEMQILIQRRIYPFLLMVVSIIGILSFQIRQFKRLYEHIKNDKYLVGQRLVNYERKARGASSVSPLNPIPE